From one Chanodichthys erythropterus isolate Z2021 chromosome 3, ASM2448905v1, whole genome shotgun sequence genomic stretch:
- the rsad1 gene encoding radical S-adenosyl methionine domain-containing protein 1, mitochondrial isoform X2 produces the protein MTECLQKETQTLLQLSQVSRISSVFFGGGTPSLAQPSTIAAVLETVSKNAHLSDDAEVTLEVNPTPAGKASLKDFMLAGVNRFSIGIQSLNDDHLKILGRDHNSQHALQTVSEAKTLCPGRVSVDVMFALPGQSVKSWESELEKLRPVCDDHVSLYQLTLERGTQLFKQVESGELSMPGDDVTAVMYHSARRHLEKAGFFQYEVSNFAKNNAVSEHNIGYWRGHQYIGVGPGAHGRFVPRAVGGAQREARTQTLEPDVWIREVQHHGHGTRRRIQLDHRGLLEEVLVMGLRMNEGISQQHWELFSPEADLQQIFGMSENIQELQAGGLLIFNDRGLRCSWKGLALLDSILPTMLLELEMFFQSKGYQEDAEQLQKHRHSETQMTVYIRDT, from the exons ATGACAGAATGTCTGCAGAAAGAGACGCAAACCTTACTGCAACTCAGTCAAGTCTCCCG GATCAGCTCAGTGTTTTTTGGAGGAGGAACACCTAGCTTGGCTCAGCCCTCCACAATCGCTGCTGTCTTGGAGACAGTTTCCAAAAACGCCCATCTCTCAGATGATGCAGAGGTCACCCTGGAAGTGAATCCTACACCTGCTGGAAAAGCTAGTCTGAAGGACTTCATGTTAGCAGGAGTTAACCGGTTTTCTATAGGAATTCAG TCACTGAATGACGATCACCTGAAGATACTAGGGAGAGATCAcaattcccagcatgctctcCAGACAGTGTCAGAGGCCAAGACGCTTTGTCCTGGACGTGTGTCAGTGGATGTCATGTTTGCTCTTCCAGGCCAAAGTGTAAAGTCATGGGAGAGTGAGCTGGAGAAATTGCGGCCGGTTTGTGATGATCACGTTTCACTGTATCAGCTGACTTTGGAAAGGGGCACCCAGCTTTTTAAACAGGTTGAAAGCGGGGAGCTCAGCATGCCTGGTGACGATGTCACTGCTGTCATGTACCATTCGGCACGCAGACACTTGGAGAAGGCTGGGTTTTTCCAGTATGAGGTGTCCAACTTTGCCAAAAAT AACGCTGTCAGTGAACACAATATTGGGTACTGGAGGGGACATCAGTACATCGGTGTAGGCCCAG GGGCTCATGGGCGCTTTGTGCCGCGTGCTGTGGGAGGAGCTCAGAGGGAAGCACGAACCCAGACTTTAGAACCAGATGTTTGGATACGGGAGGTTCAGCATCATGGTCACGGGACACGCCGTCGAATACAGCTTGACCACCGTGGCCT GCTAGAGGAGGTTTTGGTCATGGGTCTGCGGATGAATGAAGGAATCTCCCAGCAG CACTGGGAGTTATTCAGCCCAGAGGCTGACCTCCAACAAATATTTGGGATGTCAGAAAACATTCAGGAATTGCAAGCAGGGGGGCTTCTAATATTTAATGACAG gGGTTTGCGATGTTCTTGGAAAGGATTAGCATTGCTGGACAGCATCTTACCCACAATGCTGCTAGAATTAGAGATGTTTTTCCAAAGCAAGGGGTATCAGGAGGATGCAGAACAGCTGCAGAAACACAGACATTCAGAGACACAGATGACCGTTTACATCAGAGACACATGA
- the rsad1 gene encoding radical S-adenosyl methionine domain-containing protein 1, mitochondrial isoform X1, with the protein MSRRALLKQHQALQCLGAAVGSVPLRSIATHRLPPHADEASLYVHWPYCLKRCSYCNFNKYIPRSQNHTVMTECLQKETQTLLQLSQVSRISSVFFGGGTPSLAQPSTIAAVLETVSKNAHLSDDAEVTLEVNPTPAGKASLKDFMLAGVNRFSIGIQSLNDDHLKILGRDHNSQHALQTVSEAKTLCPGRVSVDVMFALPGQSVKSWESELEKLRPVCDDHVSLYQLTLERGTQLFKQVESGELSMPGDDVTAVMYHSARRHLEKAGFFQYEVSNFAKNNAVSEHNIGYWRGHQYIGVGPGAHGRFVPRAVGGAQREARTQTLEPDVWIREVQHHGHGTRRRIQLDHRGLLEEVLVMGLRMNEGISQQHWELFSPEADLQQIFGMSENIQELQAGGLLIFNDRGLRCSWKGLALLDSILPTMLLELEMFFQSKGYQEDAEQLQKHRHSETQMTVYIRDT; encoded by the exons ATGTCGAGACGAGCATTACTCAAACAACATCAGGCTCTGCAGTGTTTGGGCGCGGCGGTCGGTTCTGTTCCGCTGAGATCTATCGCTACTCACAGGCTGCCTCCTCACGCAGATGAAGCGTCACTTTATGTCCAC TGGCCATATTGCCTAAAAAGATGCTCTTACTGCAACTTCAACAAGTATATTCCTCGGAGTCAAAACCACACGGTCATGACAGAATGTCTGCAGAAAGAGACGCAAACCTTACTGCAACTCAGTCAAGTCTCCCG GATCAGCTCAGTGTTTTTTGGAGGAGGAACACCTAGCTTGGCTCAGCCCTCCACAATCGCTGCTGTCTTGGAGACAGTTTCCAAAAACGCCCATCTCTCAGATGATGCAGAGGTCACCCTGGAAGTGAATCCTACACCTGCTGGAAAAGCTAGTCTGAAGGACTTCATGTTAGCAGGAGTTAACCGGTTTTCTATAGGAATTCAG TCACTGAATGACGATCACCTGAAGATACTAGGGAGAGATCAcaattcccagcatgctctcCAGACAGTGTCAGAGGCCAAGACGCTTTGTCCTGGACGTGTGTCAGTGGATGTCATGTTTGCTCTTCCAGGCCAAAGTGTAAAGTCATGGGAGAGTGAGCTGGAGAAATTGCGGCCGGTTTGTGATGATCACGTTTCACTGTATCAGCTGACTTTGGAAAGGGGCACCCAGCTTTTTAAACAGGTTGAAAGCGGGGAGCTCAGCATGCCTGGTGACGATGTCACTGCTGTCATGTACCATTCGGCACGCAGACACTTGGAGAAGGCTGGGTTTTTCCAGTATGAGGTGTCCAACTTTGCCAAAAAT AACGCTGTCAGTGAACACAATATTGGGTACTGGAGGGGACATCAGTACATCGGTGTAGGCCCAG GGGCTCATGGGCGCTTTGTGCCGCGTGCTGTGGGAGGAGCTCAGAGGGAAGCACGAACCCAGACTTTAGAACCAGATGTTTGGATACGGGAGGTTCAGCATCATGGTCACGGGACACGCCGTCGAATACAGCTTGACCACCGTGGCCT GCTAGAGGAGGTTTTGGTCATGGGTCTGCGGATGAATGAAGGAATCTCCCAGCAG CACTGGGAGTTATTCAGCCCAGAGGCTGACCTCCAACAAATATTTGGGATGTCAGAAAACATTCAGGAATTGCAAGCAGGGGGGCTTCTAATATTTAATGACAG gGGTTTGCGATGTTCTTGGAAAGGATTAGCATTGCTGGACAGCATCTTACCCACAATGCTGCTAGAATTAGAGATGTTTTTCCAAAGCAAGGGGTATCAGGAGGATGCAGAACAGCTGCAGAAACACAGACATTCAGAGACACAGATGACCGTTTACATCAGAGACACATGA
- the LOC137009591 gene encoding GTPase IMAP family member 9 — protein sequence MPKRAGFGDVELRILVIGSSGSSQFLLTNFILGRQEFSEDVYSISSSQKNVGEFVGRRVAVVNRPNLYNKDLSKSKMRKEMRRSMCLTSPGPHAVLIAFDLEKISPNDMKTPKLVTNKFGENVLNYTMVLLVYDGHLRGRALNDKVMRTDWHLRELVEQCNCRYHVFSKNWRNRAGSRELLHKIERMLQAMGGHHYINRSYKRAEDSVRTEERKLRKKRQSEITRTCRELEKQFQGDELRWQMDNYNASVGAEIRAKAELQNRWLRTSLAVGLGLGFIAGAAMGMIVGSVEGPGGMVLGGAVGGVVGGASGAASQLAIQHLDERVGSHTANFNTAFINRFFRAPPV from the exons ATGCCTAAAAGAGCAG GGTTTGGTGATGTGGAACTAAGGATATTGGTTATCGGGAGCAGTGGTTCATCTCAGTTCCTTCTCACCAACTTCATTTTGGGAAGGCAGGAGTTCTCTGAGGATGTTTATAGCATTTCAAGCAGCCAGAAAAATGTGGGAGAGTTTGTAGGAAGACGGGTAGCAGTAGTCAACAGACCGAACCTGTACAACAAAGATCTGTCCAAGTCCAAGATGAGGAAAGAGATGAGAAGATCAATGTGTTTGACGTCTCCTGGACCTCATGCCGTACTCATCGCATTCGACCTGGAGAAGATCTCCCCTAATGACATGAAGACTCCCAAACTGGTTACGAATAAATTTGGGGAGAATGTTCTCAATTATACAATGGTCCTTTTGGTTTACGACGGGCATCTGAGAGGCAGAGCACTCAACGACAAGGTCATGCGAACCGACTGGCACCTGCGGGAGCTTGTGGAGCAGTGCAACTGCCGTTATCATGTCTTCAGTAAGAACTGGAGGAACCGTGCCGGGAGCAGGGAGCTCTTACATAAGATTGAGCGGATGCTGCAGGCAATGGGCGGACACCATTACATTAACCGATCTTACAAGAGGGCAGAGGACAGCGTCAGAACCGAGGAGAGAAAGCTACGGAAGAAGAGACAGTCTGAGATCACGAGGACATGCCGAGAACTGGAGAAACAGTTTCAGGGGGATGAGCTGCGCTGGCAGATGGACAACTACAATGCGAGTGTTGGGGCAGAAATCAGGGCtaaggccgagctgcagaatAGGTGGCTCAGGACTTCACTGGCTGTGGGACTAGGACTGGGGTTTATAGCTGGAGCAGCCATGGGAATGATCGTGGGCTCTGTGGAAGGGCCGGGAGGAATGGTATTAGGAGGGGCAGTGGGAGGAGTTGTGGGCGGGGCATCAGGTGCTGCTTCACAGCTGGCCATTCAACACTTGGATGAAAGAGTGGGATCACATACAGCCAACTTTAATACAGCTTTTATTAACCGCTTCTTTCGGGCTCCTCCGGTCTGa
- the si:dkey-120c6.5 gene encoding GTPase IMAP family member 7 → MATVKGKTRRRESLDNPPNLSIESPLRMLVFGSTSRDQIVLTQSVLGPDVLRDEVNISATKKSSGVVQGRNITLVNTPNLQDNDLPDSVHQKELKKAVCFSCPGPHAVVFVLDPLHLTSDTMDLLKPVVHYFGPLSVLKHTLIVLYHERGLKTLSIEDEVKKNKSFRELAEKCGQNYLFFNEEMNRTEGSQTQALFAKVDEMVFEQGMYSNVEFKDAEKRIQKEERFIRKSKEKEIRETVKMLENEHSGETLASEIVKYDEKVQLECREKAELAVADKLGFTLRVVDYAVAVGKGAFVGALLGFAIGYDAMAVGAAIGAALGGVLGGAANAARSYISNSFADAHKGNA, encoded by the exons ATGGCTACAGTCAAAGGGAAAACACGGAGAAGAGAGAGTTTAGACAATCCACCTAACT TGAGCATTGAATCCCCATTGAGGATGCTGGTCTTTGGCAGCACAAGTCGTGATCAGATTGTGCTGACGCAGTCTGTGTTGGGGCCAGACGTCTTGAGAGATGAAGTCAATATTTCAGCCACCAAGAAAAGTTCAGGCGTTGTGCAGGGGAGAAACATAACCCTGGTCAACACTCCAAATCTTCAGGATAATGACTTGCCGGACAGTGTGCATCAAAAGGAGCTCAAGAAGGCAGTTTGTTTTTCTTGTCCAGGTCCTCATGCTGTAGTGTTTGTTTTAGACCCTCTTCATTTGACCTCTGACACTATGGACTTACTGAAGCCTGTGGTCCACTACTTTGGACCACTAAGTGTCTTGAAGCACACATTGATTGTTTTATACCATGAGAGAGGTCTGAAAACCCTGTCCATAGAGGACGAAGTTAAGAAGAACAAGAGCTTTAGAGAGCTTGCTGAGAAATGTGGCCAGAACTACCTGTTCTTCAATGAAGAAATGAACCGGACCGAAGGCAGCCAGACACAAGCATTGTTTGCCAAGGTAGATGAGATGGTCTTTGAGCAGGGAATGTATTCAAATGTGGAATTTAAGGATGCAGAAAAAAGAATTCAGAAAGAGGAGCGTTTCATCAGAAAATCAAAGGAGAAGGAGATCAGGGAGACGGTGAAGATGCTGGAGAACGAACATTCAGGGGAGACGCTTGCCAGTGAGATTGTGAAGTATGATGAAAAGGTACAGTTGGAGTGCAGAGAGAAAGCAGAGCTGGCCGTCGCAGACAAGCTTGGCTTCACGCTCAGAGTTGTCGATTATGCTGTTGCAGTTGGAAAAGGAGCATTTGTAGGTGCACTCCTTGGATTTGCGATTGGATATGACGCTATGGCAGTAGGAGCTGCTATTGGTGCTGCTCTTGGTGGTGTACTTGGAGGTGCAGCTAATGCAGCAAGGAGCTACATTTCCAATTCCTTCGCAGATGCCCACAAAGGGAATGCTTAG